In the Quercus lobata isolate SW786 chromosome 5, ValleyOak3.0 Primary Assembly, whole genome shotgun sequence genome, one interval contains:
- the LOC115988835 gene encoding heat shock 70 kDa protein 15-like yields MSVVGFDLGNESCIVAVARQRGIDVVLNDESKRETPAIVCFGEKQRFIGTAGAASTMMNPKNSISQIKRLIGRKYNDPELQRDLQSLPYAVTEGPDGYPLIHARYLGEAKTFTPTQVLGMVLSNLKGIAEKNLNAAVVDCCIGIPVYFNELQRRAVLDAATIAGLHPLHLIHETTATALAYGIYKTDLPETDQLNVAFVDIGHASMQVCIAGFKKGQLKILAHSYDRSLGGRDFDEALFQHFAAKFKEQYKIDVFQNARACLRLRAACEKLKKMLSANPEAPLNIECLMDEKDVRGFIKRDEFEEISIPILERVKQPLEKALADAGLTIENVHMVEVVGSGSRVPAIIKILTEFFKKDPRRTMNASECVARGCALQCAILSPTFKVRDFQVNESFPFSVALTWKGAAPGTQNGAADNPQSTVVFPRGNPIPSVKALTFYRSGTFSVDVQYVDGAELQQPAKISTYTIGPFQSTTSERAKLKVKVRLNLHGIVSVESATLLEEEEIEVPVSKEPAKEDVKMDTDEAPNNAAPQGSNETDVNMQDAKGTADAPGVENGVPESGDKPVQMEADTKVEAPKKKVKKTNIPVAELVYGGMFPADVQKAVEKEFEMALQDRVMEETKDRKNAVEAYVYDMRNKLSDKYQEFVTDSEREGFTTILQEVEDWLYEDGEDETKGVYIAKLEELKKQGDPIEERYKESVNRGAVIDQLVRCVNSYREAVVSNDPRFDHIDISEKEKVLNECVEAEAWLRDKKLQQDSLPKYVNPILSSADVLKKTETLDRFCKPIMTKPRPAPAKPATPEAPPTPPPQASEEQQPQGGDANASTTEGAADGSAETPASAEPMDTETSTTPA; encoded by the exons ATGAGTGTTGTCGGTTTTGATCTTGGCAATGAGAGCTGCATTGTGGCCGTTGCAAGGCAGAGAGGAATTGATGTTGTGCTCAATGATGAGTCTAAGCGTGAGACTCCTGCTATCGTGTGTTTTGGAGAAAAGCAGCGGTTTATTGGAACAGCAGGAGCTGCGTCGACCATGATGAACCCAAAGAATTCGATCTCTCAGATAAAGCGGTTAATTGGTCGGAAGTACAATGATCCTGAATTGCAGAGGGATCTCCAGTCTTTGCCTTATGCTGTTACTGAAGGCCCTGATGGGTATCCTTTGATTCACGCACGGTATTTGGGAGAAGCCAAGACATTTACACCTACCCAAGTTTTGGGAATGGTATTGTCAAATCTGAAAGGAATAGCCGAGAAGAACTTGAATGCAGCTGTTGTTGATTGCTGCATTGGAATCCCTGTTTATTTCAATGAACTTCAAAGAAGGGCTGTTTTGGATGCAGCCACAATTGCGGGTTTGCACCCTCTCCACTTGATACATGAAACTACTGCAACGGCCTTGGCTTATGGTATTTATAAGACAGACTTACCTGAAACCGATCAATTGAATGTTGCCTTTGTTGATATTGGTCATGCTAGCATGCAAGTTTGCATTGCTGGATTTAAAAAGGGGCAGCTGAAAATATTAGCTCATTCGTATGATCGATCTTTGGGTGGTAGAGATTTTGATGAAGCGCTGTTCCAGCACTTTGCTGCAAAATTCAAAGAACAGTACAAGATTGATGTTTTCCAGAATGCAAGAGCTTGTCTTAGGCTTCGGGCTGCCTGTGAGAAGCTGAAGAAGATGCTTAGTGCAAATCCTGAGGCACCTTTGAATATAGAGTGCTTAATGGATGAGAAGGATGTAAGAGGCTTCATTAAGCGCGACGAATTTGAAGAGATCAGCATTCCTATCTTAGAGCGTGTGAAGCAACCTTTGGAGAAGGCTCTTGCAGATGCTGGTCTTACTATTGAAAATGTCCACATGGTTGAGGTGGTTGGTTCGGGCTCTCGTGTTCCTGCAATAATTAAGATATTGACAGAGTTCTTCAAAAAGGATCCTAGGCGCACAATGAATGCAAGTGAGTGTGTTGCCAGGGGTTGTGCTTTGCAATGTGCTATTCTTAGTCCGACATTTAAAGTACGAGACTTTCAG GTCAACGAGAGCTTCCCGTTCTCAGTTGCGTTGACATGGAAAGGTGCTGCCCCTGGTACTCAGAACGGGGCTGCAGACAATCCGCAGAGTACTGTTGTTTTCCCCAGGGGAAATCCTATACCAAGTGTGAAGGCTCTAACGTTCTACAGATCAGGTACATTCTCTGTTGATGTACAATATGTTGATGGGGCTGAACTGCAACAACCTGCAAAGATCAGTACATATACG ATTGGTCCATTCCAATCTACTACAAGTGAGCGTGCAAAACTAAAGGTTAAAGTCCGCTTGAATCTGCATGGAATTGTATCTGTTGAGTCAGCAACT ctattggaggaagaagaaattgaagttCCTGTCTCAAAAGAGCCAGCAAAAGAAGATGTTAAGATGGATACTGATGAAGCTCCAAATAATGCTGCTCCCCAAGGTTCCAATGAGACTGATGTAAATATGCAAGATGCTAAGGGTACTGCTGATGCTCCTGGGGTTGAAAATGGTGTCCCTGAGTCAGGAGACAAGCCTGTACAGATGGAAGCTGACACTAAG GTTGAGGCTCCAAAGAAGAAGGTAAAGAAAACCAACATCCCTGTAGCAGAGTTGGTGTATGGAGGAATGTTTCCAGCAGATGTGCAAAAGGCAGTGGAGAAGGAATTTGAAATGGCTTTGCAAGATAGAGTAATGGAAGAAACAAAAGACAGGAAGAATGCTGTTGAGGCCTATGTCTATGACATGAGAAACAAG CTTAGTGACAAATATCAGGAATTTGTCACTGATTCGGAGAGGGAAGGGTTTACTACTATACTCCAGGAGGTAGAAGATTGGTTGTACGAAGATGGTGAGGATGAAACCAAAGGCGTTTACATTGCCAAGCTGGAGGAGCTCAAAAAG CAAGGTGATCCCATTGAGGAGCGTTACAAAGAGAGTGTTAACAGGGGAGCTGTAATTGATCAGCTTGTTCGTTGCGTTAATAGCTACAGAGAAGCAGTAGTTTCAAATGATCCTAGATTTGATCACATTGACATCTCTGAAAAAGAGAAG GTCCTAAATGAATGTGTAGAGGCAGAAGCTTGGTTGAGAGACAAAAAGCTCCAACAGGATTCACTTCCTAAGTATGTGAATCCAATTCTCTCATCTGCTGATGTGCTAAAGAAGACTGAAACACTGGACAG GTTTTGTAAACCAATAATGACGAAACCAAGGCCAGCACCAGCCAAGCCAGCTACTCCTGAGGCTCCACCAACCCCACCTCCTCAGGCCAGTGAGGAGCAGCAACCTCAAGGAGGTGATGCTAATGCCAGCACCACTGAGGGGGCAGCAGATGGCAGTGCTGAGACACCGGCTTCTGCAGAACCAATGGATACGGAGACTTCTACAACTCCTGCATAG